From the genome of Anaerolineales bacterium, one region includes:
- a CDS encoding TIGR00266 family protein, protein MADLVDYRIFGDDLQLVEIELDPGEGVRAETGTMTYMENAIEMQTSTGGGLLKGLKRAVTGESFFITTFLNSGNGKAHAAFAAPFPGKIIPISMEDFGGSILCQKDSFLCAAQGIEIEVAFTKKIGAGIFGGEGFILQRLDGSGLAFVHAGGTVIEKDLAAGDTLRVDTGCLVAFSTSIDYDIQFVGGFTNALFGGEGLFLAKITGPGRVYLQSLPFSRIADRVMAAARHQTGERKGFAGLGGQFLGDLISGR, encoded by the coding sequence ATGGCTGATTTAGTCGACTATCGCATTTTCGGGGATGATCTCCAGCTCGTCGAGATCGAACTCGATCCCGGCGAAGGGGTGCGCGCCGAAACAGGCACGATGACCTACATGGAAAATGCCATCGAAATGCAGACTTCGACGGGGGGAGGTCTCTTAAAAGGTCTGAAGCGCGCCGTTACGGGGGAGAGCTTTTTCATCACCACCTTTTTAAACAGCGGCAATGGTAAAGCGCACGCGGCATTTGCAGCTCCCTTTCCGGGCAAAATCATCCCCATCTCCATGGAGGATTTCGGCGGCAGCATCCTGTGCCAGAAGGATTCCTTTTTATGCGCCGCGCAAGGCATCGAGATCGAAGTCGCATTCACGAAGAAAATTGGCGCCGGCATCTTCGGCGGTGAAGGGTTTATACTGCAGCGCCTCGACGGTAGCGGGTTGGCGTTCGTCCACGCTGGCGGCACGGTGATCGAAAAAGACCTTGCGGCGGGCGATACGTTACGCGTCGACACAGGCTGCCTGGTCGCCTTCTCGACCAGCATCGATTATGACATCCAATTCGTTGGCGGCTTCACGAACGCCCTCTTCGGCGGTGAAGGCCTGTTCCTGGCGAAAATCACCGGACCGGGAAGAGTCTACCTGCAGAGTCTGCCCTTCTCGAGAATTGCGGACCGCGTCATGGCGGCTGCGCGCCATCAGACCGGCGAACGCAAGGGATTTGCGGGACTCGGTGGCCAGTTCTTGGGAGATCTGATCAGCGGCCGATAA
- a CDS encoding aldehyde dehydrogenase family protein: MAKKEKDGKKAGGFKLTYATMFDPPEELHESYESALAQVKRDMGAEHPMLIDGKEVKSSEKFEDRSPINKDWLLGIFQQGTDNDAKKALAAARKAFPAWSRVPWKERVKILRKAAKQIDKRIFEFAAVISLEVGKNRMEALGDIAEAADLIRYACDQMEKNDGYIVRMGKDPLKGYKAKNTSVLRPYGVWLVISPFNFPGALTGGPVGAALLAGNTVVMKPASNTPWTVRLLAECFQDAGIPAGVCNYVTGPGSTTGEALISSDEVDGITFTGSYDVGMKIYKTFAEGKYPRPIILEMGGKNASIVSENADIEHAAAGIVRSAFGLQGQKCSANSRIYAAKPIYEKLLKRLIELTEKLSVGDPTDRAVFMGPVINKKSYQDFKRFTKQLADAGAITTGGSVITDGEYKKGFFCQPTIVANVPVDNRLWKHEMFLPITMIHPVADLQEAMTLANDSQYGLTGGFYGSKKEAKWFFDQINVGVAYANRPQGSTTGAWPGFQPFGGWKGSGSSGKNAGGHYYLTLYMHEQSRTLIRPV, translated from the coding sequence ATGGCCAAGAAAGAGAAAGACGGAAAGAAAGCGGGCGGTTTCAAACTTACCTACGCCACAATGTTCGATCCACCCGAAGAACTCCACGAAAGTTACGAAAGTGCACTTGCCCAGGTTAAGCGTGACATGGGCGCCGAACATCCCATGTTGATCGACGGCAAGGAAGTCAAATCTTCGGAAAAATTCGAAGACCGCTCGCCCATCAACAAAGATTGGTTGTTGGGGATATTCCAGCAAGGAACGGACAACGATGCCAAAAAAGCCCTTGCAGCCGCACGAAAGGCTTTCCCGGCCTGGTCTCGTGTACCCTGGAAAGAGCGCGTAAAGATCCTGCGCAAGGCAGCCAAACAGATCGACAAGCGCATTTTCGAATTTGCCGCCGTCATCTCCCTCGAAGTCGGCAAGAACCGCATGGAAGCCCTGGGAGACATCGCAGAAGCGGCCGATCTCATCCGCTACGCCTGCGATCAGATGGAAAAGAACGACGGCTATATCGTGCGTATGGGCAAGGATCCCCTAAAGGGCTACAAAGCGAAAAACACCTCCGTTTTACGGCCGTACGGTGTATGGCTCGTCATCAGCCCCTTCAATTTTCCGGGCGCGTTAACCGGCGGGCCGGTCGGCGCAGCGCTGCTCGCCGGCAACACCGTGGTCATGAAGCCGGCTTCGAACACGCCGTGGACGGTCCGTCTTCTGGCCGAATGTTTCCAGGATGCGGGAATCCCCGCCGGCGTGTGCAACTACGTCACCGGCCCCGGCAGCACGACCGGGGAGGCGCTGATCTCGAGCGACGAAGTGGACGGAATCACGTTCACCGGCTCGTACGACGTGGGCATGAAGATCTACAAAACGTTCGCCGAAGGCAAATACCCGCGCCCGATCATTCTCGAGATGGGCGGGAAAAACGCCTCGATCGTCTCCGAAAACGCGGACATCGAGCACGCGGCAGCCGGCATCGTGCGCTCCGCCTTCGGGCTGCAGGGCCAGAAATGCTCGGCAAATTCACGCATCTACGCCGCCAAACCCATCTATGAGAAGCTGCTGAAAAGATTGATAGAACTCACCGAAAAATTGTCCGTCGGCGACCCCACGGATCGCGCCGTTTTCATGGGACCCGTGATCAACAAAAAGTCTTACCAGGATTTCAAGCGCTTCACGAAACAACTGGCGGACGCCGGCGCCATCACCACCGGCGGCAGTGTCATCACCGACGGCGAGTACAAGAAAGGCTTCTTCTGTCAGCCGACGATCGTCGCCAACGTGCCGGTCGATAACCGCTTGTGGAAACACGAGATGTTCCTGCCGATCACCATGATCCATCCCGTGGCCGACCTTCAAGAGGCGATGACTCTAGCCAACGACAGCCAATACGGTCTGACGGGCGGATTTTACGGATCGAAGAAAGAGGCCAAGTGGTTCTTCGACCAGATCAACGTTGGCGTCGCTTATGCCAATCGTCCTCAAGGTTCGACGACGGGTGCCTGGCCGGGCTTTCAACCTTTCGGCGGCTGGAAGGGTTCCGGATCTTCGGGCAAGAACGCCGGCGGTCATTACTATCTCACGCTCTATATGCACGAACAAAGCCGCACTTTGATCCGCCCAGTTTGA
- a CDS encoding DUF3786 domain-containing protein codes for MPGLTDQAGSQQASGEELVDQARQAWQESMLRRLAELRSDLHARQPQIVAARCGGTFRGGSIHLQYWGQAISIPWDSLAPLFVEENKPCSVFDSAMLIYYLHTARGTDLADCWIAFREIPGGAFYHQAFQGYSGDRVARRFGEHTHDFERAAQKLNGWRLPALSPYAYAFQPLPRIRLAAALWPGDEDFAARASILFDASADSYLTIDGLALIGAGLAGRLLRAGK; via the coding sequence ATGCCAGGACTGACGGATCAAGCGGGGAGCCAGCAGGCTTCCGGAGAAGAACTCGTCGATCAGGCGCGGCAGGCCTGGCAGGAGAGTATGCTGCGCCGCCTGGCGGAGCTGCGTTCCGATCTGCACGCCCGCCAACCGCAAATCGTCGCCGCCCGATGCGGCGGGACGTTTCGAGGGGGCAGCATTCACCTCCAATACTGGGGGCAAGCCATCTCCATTCCCTGGGACAGTTTGGCGCCGCTGTTCGTTGAAGAGAACAAACCCTGCTCCGTGTTCGACAGTGCGATGTTGATTTACTACCTGCACACCGCCAGGGGAACCGATCTTGCCGACTGCTGGATTGCATTCCGCGAAATACCGGGCGGCGCGTTTTACCATCAGGCATTTCAAGGGTACAGCGGAGACCGGGTCGCCCGCCGCTTCGGCGAACATACGCACGACTTCGAGCGGGCTGCGCAGAAATTGAATGGTTGGCGTCTGCCCGCACTCTCGCCCTACGCCTACGCCTTTCAGCCTCTACCGCGTATTCGTCTGGCTGCCGCACTATGGCCAGGAGACGAAGATTTCGCTGCCCGCGCTTCCATCCTGTTCGATGCGTCCGCCGACAGCTACCTCACAATCGACGGTCTGGCGCTGATCGGAGCCGGATTGGCCGGCCGCTTGCTTCGCGCCGGCAAATAA
- a CDS encoding DsrE family protein, with the protein MSTDRAIVFIFSSDGMGRTQDQGLRELLAGKFLQILAEADSLPNAICFYTDGVRLACEGSPILEELEKLEARGVHLVLCSTCLNRMGLNDAVRVGIVGGMPDIITAMTTADRVITL; encoded by the coding sequence CAATCGTGTTTATATTCAGCAGCGACGGTATGGGGCGGACGCAAGACCAGGGATTGCGCGAGCTGCTGGCGGGTAAGTTCCTGCAAATTCTTGCGGAGGCGGATTCGCTGCCTAATGCGATTTGCTTCTACACGGATGGAGTACGGCTGGCATGTGAGGGTTCGCCCATTCTCGAGGAACTCGAGAAATTAGAAGCGCGAGGCGTACATCTGGTACTATGCAGTACCTGCCTCAATCGAATGGGATTGAACGACGCCGTACGCGTCGGAATCGTGGGGGGAATGCCGGACATCATCACCGCCATGACCACGGCCGATCGTGTCATCACTTTGTAA
- a CDS encoding DUF429 domain-containing protein: protein MLFSDVAYMGIDPTAGRRPLDYAVLDKRKQILALDQGDIESVLAFVAGLERVVVAIASPQAPNKGLMRRSEIRRRNNLKADGNTWTKWRVCEFMLRRCNIRLYNTPADEQKAPGWVRNGFHLFRRLEELSFRPYIVGDEPADHAIIEVSPHACFSVLLEHRPLLKRTLEGRMQRQLVLYQEGLDVSNPLRVLEEITRHHLLTGNLPLDGLYEADPLDALAAAYTAFLVGEEPNQVTQVGEAVEGLITLPVGELKDFYP from the coding sequence ATGCTTTTTTCAGACGTCGCATACATGGGAATCGATCCGACGGCAGGAAGACGTCCCCTGGATTACGCCGTCCTCGATAAACGGAAACAGATTTTGGCGCTGGATCAAGGTGATATCGAATCGGTGCTGGCTTTTGTGGCGGGGTTGGAAAGGGTCGTCGTCGCCATCGCGTCACCACAGGCCCCCAACAAGGGTCTGATGCGGCGATCCGAGATCCGCCGGCGCAACAATCTAAAAGCGGACGGAAATACGTGGACAAAGTGGCGCGTGTGTGAATTCATGCTGCGCCGCTGCAACATCCGTCTTTACAACACGCCGGCCGACGAGCAGAAGGCGCCCGGATGGGTTCGGAATGGATTTCATCTATTTCGCCGGCTGGAAGAATTATCTTTCCGGCCCTACATCGTAGGAGACGAGCCGGCAGATCACGCGATCATCGAAGTCAGCCCGCACGCATGTTTTTCCGTGCTCCTGGAGCATCGCCCGCTGTTGAAGCGAACGCTCGAGGGACGCATGCAGCGCCAGCTGGTGCTGTATCAGGAAGGCCTGGATGTATCCAACCCCCTGCGCGTGCTCGAAGAGATCACTCGCCACCATTTGCTGACGGGTAATTTGCCGTTAGATGGTTTATACGAGGCGGATCCGTTGGATGCTTTGGCGGCTGCATATACCGCCTTCCTGGTGGGAGAGGAGCCGAATCAGGTGACTCAGGTAGGTGAGGCGGTTGAGGGTTTGATCACGCTCCCGGTGGGTGAATTGAAGGATTTTTATCCCTGA